One part of the Halopenitus persicus genome encodes these proteins:
- a CDS encoding FecCD family ABC transporter permease, with protein MSGDDPVPSSVEYGSRRAEEGRLAWLRDPSLVTLCLASAGVVVLAGLVQVSFGSYPMSIGRAWQSVIDPDVLLDARWMLQFFLGEELMRTITGFQGAELPELVTETLIVWNIRLPRVLVAVFVGMNLAVSGAIFQAVTRNELASPYILGVSSGAGLLILLSLVVFSGLATFLPLVAALGGAVAFLIVYAIAWQNGTSPVRLVLAGVIVSTVFQSLQTALFFFADDLGVVQTAIQWTTGSLTGVGWEQVRMVLPWTIISMLLAVLSARQMNVLLLGEQTAKSLGVSVERVRFALSGIAVLAAAASIAVAGIVSFVGLIVPHLVRTVVGSNYRQLVVGCLFVGPALMVGADVGARLGLLAITGSNGGQMPVGIVTGLVGGPYFLYLMRKKRDLGEI; from the coding sequence ATGAGCGGGGACGATCCGGTCCCATCGAGCGTCGAATACGGGTCACGGCGTGCCGAGGAGGGTCGGCTCGCGTGGCTTCGCGACCCGTCGTTGGTCACGCTGTGTCTCGCCAGCGCCGGCGTCGTCGTTCTCGCCGGGTTGGTCCAGGTGAGTTTCGGATCCTATCCGATGTCGATCGGCCGAGCGTGGCAGTCGGTGATCGATCCCGACGTGCTGTTGGACGCGCGCTGGATGCTCCAGTTCTTCCTCGGTGAGGAACTGATGCGGACGATCACCGGGTTTCAGGGTGCGGAGCTCCCGGAACTGGTGACGGAGACGCTCATCGTCTGGAACATCCGCCTCCCGCGGGTCCTCGTCGCCGTGTTCGTCGGGATGAACCTCGCGGTCTCCGGCGCGATATTCCAGGCTGTCACACGGAACGAGCTCGCGAGCCCGTACATCCTCGGCGTCTCCTCCGGCGCCGGACTGTTGATACTGCTGTCGCTGGTCGTGTTCAGCGGCCTGGCCACGTTCCTGCCGCTCGTTGCGGCCCTCGGGGGTGCGGTGGCGTTTCTGATCGTGTACGCGATCGCCTGGCAGAACGGCACGAGTCCGGTCCGGCTCGTCCTCGCGGGCGTCATCGTCTCGACGGTGTTCCAGTCGCTCCAGACGGCGCTGTTCTTCTTCGCCGACGATCTCGGCGTCGTCCAGACCGCGATCCAGTGGACGACGGGGTCGCTCACCGGCGTCGGTTGGGAGCAGGTTCGGATGGTGCTCCCGTGGACGATCATCTCGATGCTGCTGGCGGTCCTCAGCGCACGCCAGATGAACGTCCTGTTGCTGGGCGAGCAAACGGCAAAGTCGCTCGGCGTCTCCGTCGAACGAGTCCGGTTCGCGCTGTCCGGGATAGCCGTGCTCGCGGCGGCCGCGAGCATCGCGGTCGCGGGCATCGTCAGCTTCGTCGGGCTCATCGTTCCGCATCTGGTGCGGACCGTCGTCGGCAGCAACTACCGGCAGCTCGTCGTGGGATGTCTGTTCGTCGGACCGGCGCTCATGGTCGGCGCGGACGTCGGCGCACGCCTCGGCCTGCTGGCGATCACGGGGTCGAACGGCGGACAGATGCCGGTCGGGATCGTGACCGGCCTCGTCGGCGGACCGTACTTTCTGTACCTGATGCGCAAGAAGCGGGACCTGGGTGAGATCTAA
- a CDS encoding DUF2249 domain-containing protein gives MGPELDLRDRPTEERRRGLFDALTEADVGETVDVTAAADVDVHLVRYQIERGRNLAWTYADPDAEPRRLTVTKGDPLDDGALGAIDVRDLKPQRRHQVLLAAFDELGGGEGFVLVNDHDPKPLYHELTSMHGDVVDWEYRTRGTDGWRVEIVKTGESNADDTGVVTRYDVREIPKAERHPTIHHRYGMIPEGGTIELIAPHEPRPLRGEFRQRYGDSFVWEVVEDEPGRCRVRVTKDVRSDEGDDRGEGTRGEGTCGEGTRGEGNDRDEGSDPTRKEDGIEVIEELDVRDLPPAQRHERIFETYADLESGTGFVLVNDHDPKPLYHQFTAEAGPAFRWEYRLKDPGEFRVLIGKSNATDAATDGAATDGAATDDVVADDGKPASGGSEAPF, from the coding sequence ATGGGACCGGAACTCGATCTGCGGGACCGACCGACGGAGGAACGCCGACGGGGACTCTTCGACGCACTGACCGAGGCGGACGTCGGAGAGACGGTCGACGTGACCGCCGCCGCCGACGTCGACGTCCATCTGGTTCGCTATCAGATCGAACGCGGGCGGAACCTGGCGTGGACGTACGCGGATCCGGACGCGGAACCGCGGAGGCTCACGGTGACCAAGGGCGATCCGCTTGACGACGGGGCGCTGGGCGCGATCGACGTTCGCGATCTGAAACCGCAGCGCCGCCACCAGGTGCTCCTCGCCGCTTTCGACGAACTCGGGGGCGGCGAGGGATTCGTCCTCGTCAACGACCACGACCCCAAACCCCTGTATCACGAACTCACGTCGATGCACGGCGACGTGGTCGACTGGGAGTACCGGACTCGCGGCACCGACGGCTGGCGCGTCGAGATCGTCAAAACGGGCGAGTCGAATGCCGACGACACTGGCGTCGTCACGCGATACGACGTCCGCGAGATCCCCAAAGCGGAGCGGCATCCGACGATCCACCACCGCTATGGGATGATCCCCGAAGGCGGGACGATCGAGCTGATCGCCCCGCACGAACCGCGGCCGCTCCGCGGTGAGTTCCGCCAGCGATACGGCGACTCGTTCGTCTGGGAGGTCGTCGAGGACGAACCGGGTCGCTGTCGCGTCCGCGTGACGAAGGACGTCCGGTCCGACGAGGGTGACGATCGCGGTGAGGGCACTCGCGGTGAGGGCACTTGCGGCGAAGGCACTCGCGGCGAGGGGAACGATCGCGACGAGGGAAGCGACCCGACGAGGAAGGAGGACGGGATCGAGGTGATCGAGGAGCTGGACGTTCGCGATCTTCCGCCGGCCCAACGCCACGAGCGGATCTTCGAGACGTACGCGGACCTGGAGTCGGGAACGGGGTTCGTCCTCGTCAACGACCACGACCCCAAACCCCTGTATCACCAGTTCACGGCCGAGGCAGGGCCAGCGTTCCGATGGGAATACCGGCTGAAGGATCCGGGTGAATTCAGGGTGCTCATCGGCAAGTCGAACGCCACGGATGCGGCGACCGATGGCGCAGCGACCGATGGCGCAGCGACCGATGACGTAGTGGCTGACGACGGAAAGCCCGCAAGCGGTGGCTCCGAGGCCCCGTTCTGA
- a CDS encoding metal-dependent transcriptional regulator — MASQPRTGTAPTSSRSLSDVERSTARYLLAVSTASASGSDRITTGELTERLNVTPASVTEMVSKLADRGLLDHEKYTGVRLTDEGRALASEAGWRFCVVSTFFDSVVEAPIDDESAFDIGVTLPADGVFRLHDLVSPACLGRCPGSRDGGRCVA; from the coding sequence ATGGCATCGCAACCGCGAACGGGGACCGCACCGACGAGTTCGCGTTCGCTTTCGGACGTCGAGCGGAGCACAGCTCGGTATCTCCTCGCCGTGTCGACCGCCTCGGCGTCCGGTTCGGACCGGATCACGACCGGTGAGCTGACGGAACGGTTGAACGTGACCCCCGCCAGCGTCACGGAGATGGTGTCGAAGCTCGCCGATCGCGGATTGCTCGACCACGAGAAGTATACGGGTGTGAGGCTCACGGACGAGGGGAGAGCGCTCGCCAGCGAAGCGGGCTGGCGCTTCTGCGTCGTGTCGACCTTCTTCGACTCGGTGGTGGAGGCACCGATCGACGACGAGTCGGCATTCGACATCGGCGTCACGTTGCCGGCTGACGGCGTGTTCCGTCTCCACGACCTCGTCAGTCCGGCCTGTCTCGGACGCTGTCCCGGCTCACGTGACGGCGGGCGGTGTGTGGCGTAA
- a CDS encoding putative manganese transporter gives MSPLQLPPGSLGSPLQEVLTILVGSWREGFVQVSGFVGATILLFSLVQYGFDGRITVWLEENERAQPLAGALLGLTPGCGGAIIAMPLYIRGTVSFGTVVAALAATAGDSAFVILALAPEAALYAYGLAFLSAILFGYAIDFGGLGVGRVDSVVDRMSYPVTDGGFSTTNVAAGGPSIPDYEGPDRHGHEDEHAHSHHGNDLPSRLPESRLLERFSHAVHVLWWFVLAGALVAGVMYLVQGAAEPEWVLTPTYDGLFTISGLVGTTLSFYLYFIGRHYIGQGETGRVRDSFATLYNTFQHAALETSMVTVWVIGGYLLYEYGLLLTGVDIQGLAAAAGVLAPIAGALIGLVPGCAAHIVFAQLYAVEEAIPFSALVANAISQDGDALFPLMAIDMKAAIVATIYTTIPGVITGVLVYYFWPYAQFGFGVL, from the coding sequence ATGAGTCCGCTCCAGTTACCCCCGGGATCGCTCGGATCGCCGCTCCAGGAAGTTCTCACCATCCTCGTTGGCTCGTGGCGCGAGGGGTTCGTCCAAGTCTCGGGTTTCGTCGGGGCGACGATCCTGCTGTTCAGCCTCGTCCAGTACGGCTTCGACGGCCGGATCACCGTGTGGCTCGAGGAGAACGAACGTGCCCAACCGCTTGCTGGTGCGCTTCTCGGCCTGACGCCGGGGTGTGGCGGCGCCATCATCGCGATGCCGCTGTACATCCGCGGGACGGTCAGCTTCGGGACCGTCGTCGCGGCACTTGCCGCCACCGCAGGCGACTCCGCGTTCGTCATTCTCGCGTTGGCCCCCGAAGCGGCGCTGTACGCCTACGGTTTGGCGTTCCTCTCGGCGATCCTGTTCGGCTACGCGATCGACTTCGGAGGCCTCGGGGTCGGCAGAGTCGACAGCGTCGTCGACCGGATGAGCTATCCGGTGACCGACGGCGGATTCTCCACCACCAACGTTGCTGCCGGCGGTCCAAGCATACCCGATTACGAAGGGCCCGACCGCCACGGCCACGAAGACGAACACGCTCACAGCCATCACGGAAATGACCTGCCGAGTCGGCTGCCCGAGTCACGGCTGCTCGAGCGCTTCAGCCACGCCGTGCACGTTCTCTGGTGGTTCGTGCTCGCAGGAGCACTCGTTGCCGGCGTGATGTACCTCGTGCAGGGAGCAGCGGAGCCGGAATGGGTCCTCACCCCAACGTACGATGGGCTGTTCACGATCAGCGGGTTGGTGGGGACGACGCTCTCGTTTTACCTGTACTTCATCGGTCGACACTACATCGGTCAGGGTGAGACCGGCCGCGTCCGGGACTCGTTCGCCACCCTGTACAACACCTTCCAACACGCTGCGTTGGAGACGTCGATGGTCACCGTCTGGGTCATCGGGGGCTACCTCCTCTACGAGTACGGACTGTTGCTCACCGGCGTGGACATCCAGGGGCTCGCGGCGGCTGCCGGCGTCCTCGCTCCGATCGCGGGCGCTTTGATCGGACTGGTCCCCGGCTGTGCGGCCCACATCGTGTTCGCACAGCTGTACGCGGTTGAGGAGGCGATCCCGTTCTCGGCGCTCGTCGCGAACGCCATCAGCCAGGACGGCGATGCGCTGTTCCCGCTGATGGCCATCGATATGAAGGCCGCCATCGTCGCGACGATCTACACGACGATTCCGGGCGTGATCACCGGCGTGCTGGTCTACTACTTCTGGCCGTACGCCCAGTTCGGGTTCGGGGTGCTGTGA
- a CDS encoding tyrosine-type recombinase/integrase: protein MSSGTDSLDPADPVGYFLEDLTYHGKTDRTKRSYERVLRRFEAFVADRRGENDAADEGRNVTARATHRDCMAFVHSLRGDLAESTVATYAAYLHRYYTYMTQVGAFDSNPMTLVMEEMDESVDKDPARREIDVPAMRAFLDRVRHPLHRAVIVTLLKTGMRVGELCNLDLRDVSMPDSAAASTYELGTRPALESRPDSLYVTGDARVGEELNGEPRPAANKRKRETVIPIDDELERVLTAWLAVRPDAVSPAEPLFVGTSGSWGERLDPQTVRHVVEEYARDHGWYRTGGGASENVTPHYFRHFFTTHLRDRTGDRGVVKYLRGDVAEDIIDTYTHNWGDQVRATYETHIYRLL from the coding sequence ATGAGTAGCGGGACCGACTCCCTCGACCCGGCGGACCCCGTCGGGTACTTTCTCGAGGACCTCACCTATCACGGGAAGACGGACCGAACGAAGCGGTCCTACGAGCGCGTGCTGCGGCGCTTCGAGGCGTTCGTGGCCGACCGTCGAGGGGAAAACGACGCCGCTGACGAGGGCAGGAACGTGACCGCACGGGCGACTCACAGGGATTGTATGGCCTTCGTCCACTCTCTCCGGGGCGATCTCGCCGAAAGTACGGTCGCGACGTACGCGGCGTATCTCCACCGATATTACACGTACATGACGCAGGTCGGCGCCTTCGACTCGAACCCGATGACCCTCGTGATGGAGGAGATGGACGAATCGGTCGACAAGGATCCCGCCCGGCGCGAGATCGACGTTCCGGCGATGCGGGCGTTCCTCGATCGCGTTCGTCACCCCCTGCACCGCGCAGTGATCGTGACGTTGCTGAAGACCGGGATGCGGGTCGGCGAGCTCTGTAACCTCGATCTCCGCGACGTCTCGATGCCCGACTCGGCCGCGGCGTCGACCTACGAGCTCGGGACTCGGCCGGCGCTCGAGTCGCGACCGGATTCGCTGTACGTGACGGGGGACGCACGGGTCGGCGAGGAGCTCAACGGCGAGCCCAGGCCGGCCGCCAACAAGCGGAAGCGGGAGACGGTGATCCCGATCGACGACGAGCTCGAGCGCGTGCTCACGGCGTGGCTCGCGGTCCGTCCGGACGCCGTCTCTCCGGCCGAGCCCCTGTTCGTGGGCACCTCGGGGTCGTGGGGCGAGCGTCTCGATCCCCAGACCGTCCGTCACGTCGTCGAGGAGTACGCCAGGGACCACGGCTGGTATCGGACCGGAGGCGGCGCAAGCGAGAACGTGACCCCCCACTACTTCCGGCACTTCTTCACCACGCACCTCCGGGATCGAACCGGCGACCGGGGCGTCGTGAAGTACCTCCGTGGGGACGTCGCCGAGGACATCATCGACACCTATACCCACAACTGGGGTGACCAGGTCCGAGCGACCTACGAGACACACATCTATCGGCTCCTGTGA
- a CDS encoding DUF5805 domain-containing protein: protein MSTEPDTDRTSVKTYVPTYQKEEWSRHAEDLGMSRSEFVRTMVQAGRRGFADDLGSDPADNEETADQDAHPGGEDLEDRVLEVLDETTVRSWEELREAVTENLEERLDAVLEDLQGRGRVRYRGRDGGYVLVDE from the coding sequence ATGAGCACCGAACCCGACACCGATCGAACGTCGGTCAAGACGTACGTCCCCACCTATCAGAAAGAGGAGTGGTCCAGACACGCCGAGGATCTCGGGATGTCACGCAGCGAGTTCGTCCGAACGATGGTACAGGCCGGACGACGGGGGTTTGCCGACGATCTCGGGAGCGATCCGGCGGACAACGAGGAGACGGCTGATCAGGACGCTCACCCTGGGGGTGAGGACCTCGAAGACCGTGTCCTCGAGGTTCTCGATGAAACCACCGTTCGCTCCTGGGAGGAGCTGCGGGAAGCGGTCACCGAAAACCTCGAGGAACGATTGGACGCGGTCCTGGAGGATCTGCAGGGACGGGGACGGGTTCGCTACCGGGGACGGGACGGCGGGTACGTGTTGGTCGATGAGTAG
- a CDS encoding glutamate-5-semialdehyde dehydrogenase translates to MTEYDTESQVTDAQHAALQLANVDEATRNAALESIADAIRGHETEIREANAADVAEAEAMLQRGEYTQALVDRLKLDDAKLESIAEMVESVAEREDPLGETLEARELDADLELYKVAVPIGVVGTIFESRPDALVQIAALALKSGNAVILKGGSEASKSNRVLYEIIREATAELPDGWVQLIEAHEEVDRLLEMDDEVDLLMPRGSSEFVSYIQNNTQIPVLGHTEGICHVYVDEAADLEQAEEIAFDAKVQYPAVCNAVETLLVNECIAETFLPAMVERYEAAGVELRGDEATREIVDVGEATDDDWDSEYGDLELSIKVIPDVYEAVEHVNAHGSKHTESIVTDDAETAELFMTGIDAASVFHNASTRFADGYRYGLGAEVGISTGKIHARGPVGLAGLTTYKYYLEGDGQLVATYAGEDATPFAHEAFDGEWTPGRLADE, encoded by the coding sequence ATGACTGAGTACGACACGGAATCCCAGGTAACCGACGCACAGCACGCCGCGCTGCAGTTGGCAAACGTCGACGAAGCGACGCGCAACGCGGCGCTCGAATCGATCGCTGACGCCATCCGTGGCCACGAGACGGAGATCCGCGAGGCCAACGCGGCCGACGTGGCGGAGGCAGAGGCTATGCTCCAACGGGGCGAGTACACCCAGGCACTCGTCGACCGGCTGAAACTCGACGACGCGAAGCTGGAGAGCATCGCCGAGATGGTCGAGAGCGTCGCCGAACGGGAAGATCCGCTCGGCGAGACGCTGGAAGCCCGGGAACTGGACGCGGATCTCGAACTGTACAAGGTCGCCGTACCGATCGGCGTCGTCGGCACCATTTTCGAGTCGCGGCCGGACGCACTGGTCCAGATCGCCGCCCTCGCACTCAAATCCGGCAACGCCGTCATCCTCAAAGGCGGCAGTGAAGCGAGCAAGTCCAACCGCGTCCTCTACGAGATCATCCGCGAGGCGACCGCCGAGCTGCCCGACGGCTGGGTCCAGCTCATCGAAGCTCACGAGGAGGTCGACCGCCTGCTGGAGATGGACGACGAAGTGGATCTGCTGATGCCCCGTGGCTCCTCGGAGTTCGTCTCCTACATCCAGAACAACACCCAAATTCCCGTACTGGGCCACACGGAAGGGATCTGCCACGTCTACGTCGACGAGGCCGCCGACCTCGAACAGGCCGAGGAGATCGCCTTCGACGCCAAAGTCCAGTATCCGGCGGTCTGTAACGCCGTCGAGACGCTGCTGGTCAACGAATGCATCGCCGAGACGTTCTTGCCGGCCATGGTCGAGCGCTACGAGGCTGCCGGCGTCGAACTCCGCGGGGACGAGGCGACTCGCGAGATAGTCGACGTGGGCGAAGCGACCGACGACGACTGGGACAGCGAGTACGGGGACCTCGAACTGTCGATCAAGGTCATCCCGGACGTGTACGAGGCTGTCGAACACGTCAACGCCCACGGCTCGAAGCACACCGAGTCGATCGTCACCGACGACGCCGAGACCGCCGAGCTGTTCATGACCGGCATCGACGCCGCGAGCGTCTTCCACAACGCCTCGACGCGCTTTGCCGACGGCTATCGATACGGTCTTGGCGCGGAGGTCGGCATCTCGACGGGGAAGATCCACGCTCGTGGCCCGGTCGGCCTGGCGGGATTGACGACCTACAAGTACTACCTCGAGGGCGACGGCCAGCTCGTGGCCACCTACGCAGGTGAAGACGCCACGCCGTTCGCTCACGAGGCCTTCGACGGCGAGTGGACGCCCGGCCGACTTGCGGATGAGTAA
- the proB gene encoding glutamate 5-kinase: protein MSDLPVIETIDEETVEQARDQAAAAQRVIVKAGTNSLTDADSQLDRVKLDKLVSDIMALRERGKDVLLVSSGAVGAGKGLIGEETETVEENQALSTVGQSHLMRHYTQSFDRYDQTVAQILLTEHDLANPERFTNVRNTIETLFDWGIVPIINENDAIATEEIQIGDNDMLSASVAIGVDVDLLVTLTDVGGVYTGNPKDDDDAELIEAVGTNYDAVQSFVDDSTTGEFGGILTKVEGARDVSEHGTPAIIANSAERDVLERIATAKSVGTLFVPINGATDD, encoded by the coding sequence ATGAGTGATCTGCCGGTAATCGAGACCATCGACGAGGAGACCGTCGAGCAGGCACGCGATCAGGCCGCCGCCGCCCAGCGCGTGATCGTGAAGGCGGGGACGAACTCCCTGACTGACGCGGACTCCCAGCTCGATCGCGTGAAACTCGACAAACTGGTCAGCGACATTATGGCCCTCCGGGAGCGTGGGAAGGACGTCCTGTTGGTCTCGTCCGGCGCAGTCGGTGCCGGCAAAGGGCTGATCGGCGAGGAGACCGAGACGGTCGAGGAGAACCAGGCGCTGTCGACCGTCGGTCAGAGCCACCTGATGCGCCACTACACGCAGAGTTTCGACCGCTACGACCAGACGGTCGCACAGATCCTCCTGACCGAGCACGATCTGGCCAATCCCGAGCGGTTCACGAACGTCCGGAACACCATCGAGACGCTGTTCGACTGGGGAATCGTACCGATCATCAACGAGAATGACGCGATCGCGACCGAGGAGATCCAGATCGGCGACAACGATATGCTTTCGGCGTCGGTCGCCATCGGCGTCGACGTCGATCTGCTGGTGACGCTGACCGACGTTGGCGGCGTCTACACGGGCAATCCGAAGGACGACGACGACGCGGAACTGATCGAGGCAGTCGGCACGAACTACGACGCCGTCCAGTCGTTCGTCGACGACAGCACGACCGGCGAATTCGGCGGCATCCTGACTAAAGTCGAGGGCGCACGCGACGTGAGCGAGCACGGCACGCCCGCGATCATCGCGAACTCGGCGGAACGAGACGTGCTGGAACGGATCGCTACTGCCAAATCGGTGGGGACGCTATTCGTCCCGATAAACGGAGCCACAGATGACTGA
- the proC gene encoding pyrroline-5-carboxylate reductase: protein MTHVSVIGCGNMGGAFVKGLSRTGAYEVTAIDLDPEALASVADDADRTTDDIDAAREAEIVVLAVKPKAVSAVLSDLDLRPDQSLVTIAAGVPRSFVASETDATVVRIMPNLAAETGDMAAAATHEGIDDTVRDMLDAVGEFVEIDEELMDVATAVNGSGPAFVFYLIDAIKEAGVNGGLDPEQAETLAAQTFKGAAETVLRDDRSVSELIDAVCSPNGTTIEGMEVLWDSDADTAVVDAVEAAEQRSRELAEAFEDE, encoded by the coding sequence ATGACACACGTGAGCGTTATCGGTTGCGGAAATATGGGTGGAGCTTTCGTGAAGGGGCTCTCCCGGACCGGAGCCTACGAAGTGACAGCTATCGACCTCGATCCCGAGGCACTGGCCTCAGTCGCCGACGACGCGGACAGGACGACCGACGACATCGACGCGGCCCGGGAGGCGGAGATCGTCGTTCTGGCGGTCAAACCAAAGGCAGTCTCCGCAGTGCTCTCGGATCTCGATCTCCGGCCGGACCAGTCGCTGGTCACCATCGCGGCGGGCGTCCCGCGGTCGTTCGTCGCCAGCGAGACGGACGCGACGGTCGTCCGAATCATGCCGAATCTGGCAGCCGAGACCGGCGACATGGCCGCCGCAGCCACCCACGAGGGGATCGACGACACCGTTCGGGACATGCTCGATGCAGTCGGCGAGTTCGTCGAGATAGACGAGGAGCTGATGGACGTGGCGACGGCAGTCAACGGCAGCGGCCCGGCCTTCGTCTTCTACCTCATCGACGCGATCAAGGAGGCCGGCGTCAACGGCGGCCTTGATCCCGAGCAGGCCGAGACGCTGGCCGCACAGACGTTCAAAGGCGCGGCCGAGACGGTCCTTCGGGATGACCGAAGCGTCTCGGAGCTCATCGACGCCGTCTGCTCGCCCAACGGGACGACCATCGAGGGCATGGAGGTGCTCTGGGACAGCGACGCCGATACGGCGGTCGTCGACGCCGTCGAAGCGGCCGAGCAGCGGTCCCGCGAACTCGCCGAGGCGTTCGAGGATGAGTGA
- a CDS encoding DUF7124 domain-containing protein, producing the protein MTDKIDLDDIETDDADEPAANHGDWLWRNEGTPEDEPEAPASETPASETSTPTVTPGSGRSDTDATADDGPIPRVPRKNESKPAGVPIESGGSGAGATVSNAPDDAEPMAEGPHGGGVDDMTMAVTYNAISELADPQLVLVSAREWADWVGIVGDVNAPVITKFQREHGIDADFFNGTGTGPAERLADIGTTSMFYAERLAVVGTPADEWIAEEAGWEFVPLETAAEKAGWDLEEE; encoded by the coding sequence ATGACTGACAAGATCGACCTCGACGACATCGAAACCGACGACGCCGACGAACCGGCGGCCAATCACGGCGACTGGTTGTGGCGCAACGAGGGCACTCCCGAGGACGAGCCCGAAGCGCCAGCATCCGAGACGCCGGCATCCGAGACGTCGACGCCGACGGTCACTCCCGGCAGTGGCAGGAGCGACACGGACGCGACCGCCGATGACGGACCCATTCCGCGCGTCCCCCGTAAAAACGAGTCCAAACCCGCGGGCGTGCCGATCGAAAGCGGTGGCTCCGGTGCCGGCGCGACCGTCAGCAACGCTCCCGATGACGCCGAGCCGATGGCCGAAGGCCCCCACGGTGGCGGCGTCGACGACATGACGATGGCGGTGACCTACAACGCCATCTCCGAACTGGCCGATCCGCAACTGGTCCTCGTCTCGGCCCGCGAGTGGGCCGACTGGGTCGGTATCGTCGGCGACGTGAACGCGCCGGTCATCACCAAGTTCCAGCGGGAACACGGCATCGACGCCGACTTCTTCAACGGAACGGGAACCGGCCCCGCAGAACGACTCGCCGACATCGGCACGACGTCGATGTTCTACGCCGAGCGACTGGCCGTCGTCGGGACCCCCGCCGACGAGTGGATCGCCGAGGAAGCCGGCTGGGAGTTCGTCCCCCTCGAGACGGCCGCCGAGAAGGCCGGCTGGGACCTCGAGGAGGAATGA